A genomic stretch from Motacilla alba alba isolate MOTALB_02 chromosome 29, Motacilla_alba_V1.0_pri, whole genome shotgun sequence includes:
- the LOC119712764 gene encoding keratin, type II cytoskeletal 75-like produces the protein MSRQCTVRSQARTNFSAASAFIPNASSSSFCLRPAPQAGSCGATTGYGRLTGGFGSRSLHNLGECQRISIAGRGGVSYGPAGFGAGTGISCGFGGAVAGPFGFGGGPGFPAVPVGGIHEVSVNQSLLKPLNLEFDPNIQSIRKEEKDQIQTLNNKFASFIDKVRFLEQQNKVLETKWALLQEQGNKTVKRDIEPLFETYLNNLRRHLSSLMTDKENLGGELSKMQSIAEDFKNKYEEELNKRAAVESEFVTLKKEVDTAYLEKTELQARLESLTEEIDFLRALYEAELSQLQSQISDTSVILTMDNNRSLDMEGIIAEVKAQYEDIANRSRAEAESWYQSRYEELQATAGRHGDDLRNTKQEISELNRHVQRLRSEIDSVKKQVTGLQTAITDAEQRGELALKDARAKLEELETALQKAKADLARQLREYQELMNVKLALDIEIATYRKLLEGEECRLSGEGAGSVNISVTRTTSGTEYGSRNCLSSSGGAGGVVCAGMGIGSISGSGHGTGGSCMVGGSSSSFKSISTRRCY, from the exons ATGTCCCGCCAGTGCACCGTGAGGAGCCAGGCCAGAACGAACTTCAGCGCTGCTTCTGCCTTCATCCCaaatgccagcagctccagcttctgCCTGCGCCCTGCACCCCAAGCTGGAAGCTGCGGGGCCACCACTGGCTATGGAAGACTCACTGGAGGGTTTGGAAGCAGGAGCCTCCACAACCTTGGTGAATGCCAGAGGATCTCCATAGCTGGAAGAGGCGGTGTCTCCTACGGACCTGCAGGTTttggtgctggcactgggatctCCTGTGGGTTCGGTGGGGCAGTTGCTGGTCCgtttgggtttggtggtggccCTGGattccctgctgtcccagttGGGGGCATCCATGAAGTGTCAGTCAACCAGAGCCTTCTGAAGCCGCTCAACCTGGAGTTTGACCCCAATATCCAGAGTATCCGTAAGGAGGAGAAGGATCAGATTCAAACCCTCAACAATAAATTTGCCTCCTTCATCGACAAG GTCCGATTCCTTGAACAACAAAACAAGGTCCTGGAGACCAAGTGGGCCCTTCTGCAAGAACAGGGGAACAAAACAGTGAAAAGGGACATTGAGCCCCTCTTTGAGACCTACCTGAACAACCTCAGGAGGCACCTGAGCAGCCTAATGACAGACAAGGAGAACCTGGGAGGGGAGCTGAGCAAGATGCAGAGCATTGCTGAGGACTTCAAGAACAA ATACGAAGAGGAGCTCAACAAGCGCGCGGCCGTCGAGAGTGAGTTTGTGACCCTGAAGAAG GAGGTGGACACTGCCTACCTGGAAAAGACAGAGctgcaggccaggctggagtCACTCACAGAGGAGATTGACTTCCTCAGAGCCCTCTACGAAGCT gagctgtcccagctgcagagccagatCTCTGACACCTCTGTTATCCTGACCATGGACAACAACCGGAGCCTTGACATGGAGGGGATCATCGCCGAGGTGAAGGCGCAGTACGAGGACATCGCCAACCGCAGCCGCGCCGAGGCCGAGTCCTGGTACCAGTCCAGG TACGAGGAGCTGCAGGCCACAGCTGGCAGGCATGGGGACGACCTCCGGAACACCAAGCAGGAGATCTCGGAGCTCAACCGCCACGTCCAGAGGCTCCGATCCGAGATTGACAGTGTGAAAAAACAG GTCACTGGGTTGCAGACGGCCATCACCGACGCAGAACAGCGTGGGGAGTTAGCCCTCAAGGATGCCAGGGCCAAACTGGAGGAACTGGagacagccctgcagaaagCCAAGGCTGACCTGGCCCGGCAACTCCGGGAATACCAGGAGCTCATGAACGTCAAGCTGGCCCTGGACATCGAGATCGCGACCTacaggaagctgctggagggCGAGGAGTGCAG GCTCTCTGGGGAAGGTGCTGGCTCAGTGAACATCT CTGTGACCAGAACCACTTCAGGAACGGAATATGGAAGCAGGAACTGCCTGAGCTCCAgtggtggggctggaggtgTGGTCTGTGCTGGAATGGGAATAGGCTCCATCTCCGGAAGTGGACACGGCACAGGTGGCTCATGCATGgttggaggcagcagctccagcttcaAGTCCATCTCCACCAGGAGATGTTATTGA